One window from the genome of Archaeoglobaceae archaeon encodes:
- a CDS encoding outer membrane lipoprotein carrier protein LolA, whose protein sequence is MRLEVPLTIVLVVLLLGCAEMTAEQIAKNMEEKYRSIKDIQGEYTVTSYYGNEIFSQSWKIWTKENKMRQENDEMLMVSNGEISWIYDKKKNEVIKITSTSEFEEFFKEAFSYSRIIEELLENYDLKALGSEKINGRDCYVIDAKPKAENILGMKLKMWVEKEFWYPIKIEMEFDVLGNKSKSVVEYRNLSFNSGISDELFEFTPPPEAKISELKLQMPAKLTIEEAKRNVDFEILVPKYTAEYEFDYAMVSELDEEVSLLYKKGNSYLTIVESRNETLLPDSKIVKIGKVEGNISDLYGFKTLQFKCKDIYIRISSELSEEDLIKIAESFECN, encoded by the coding sequence ATGACCGCTGAGCAGATTGCAAAAAACATGGAGGAAAAATATCGTTCCATTAAGGACATACAGGGGGAATACACTGTGACAAGTTATTACGGAAATGAGATTTTCAGTCAAAGTTGGAAAATATGGACCAAAGAGAACAAAATGAGGCAAGAGAACGACGAGATGCTTATGGTATCTAATGGGGAGATTTCATGGATATATGACAAGAAAAAGAATGAAGTGATCAAGATTACAAGCACTTCTGAGTTCGAGGAGTTTTTCAAGGAGGCTTTTAGCTACAGCCGAATCATCGAGGAGTTGCTGGAGAATTATGATTTAAAGGCACTGGGCAGTGAAAAAATTAACGGGAGAGACTGCTATGTCATAGATGCGAAACCAAAGGCGGAGAATATTCTTGGCATGAAACTGAAAATGTGGGTAGAAAAAGAGTTCTGGTATCCGATAAAGATCGAAATGGAATTCGACGTGCTTGGCAATAAATCGAAGTCAGTAGTGGAGTATAGAAATTTAAGTTTCAACTCAGGAATTAGCGATGAGCTATTTGAGTTCACTCCCCCGCCAGAAGCGAAGATCTCGGAACTTAAACTCCAAATGCCAGCCAAACTGACAATTGAGGAAGCAAAGCGTAACGTCGACTTCGAAATCTTGGTTCCTAAATACACAGCTGAATATGAATTTGATTATGCGATGGTTTCCGAGCTCGATGAAGAAGTTTCATTGCTTTATAAAAAAGGAAATAGCTATCTAACGATCGTAGAATCTCGCAACGAGACTTTGCTGCCAGATTCCAAGATCGTAAAGATTGGCAAAGTTGAAGGCAACATTTCGGATTTATACGGATTTAAAACACTCCAATTCAAATGCAAAGATATTTACATTCGAATTTCATCTGAGCTAAGCGAAGAAGATCTGATCAAAATCGCAGAGTCGTTTGAATGTAATTAG
- a CDS encoding alpha/beta fold hydrolase yields the protein MFSEVLRNYRRALKLTEWFIKNSNFLPITEDKPYLIPDVEVGATPRVEISSDDGVKLYRYEPRTEKQYEVPLLIVYALINKPYILDLTPQRSVVRKLLEAGFNVYMIKWGDATIADQFSLDSYIDIFLADFVEDVKRDANSNKVSILGYCMGGGMSAMYTALYPENVKNIIFLASTLYFDKKIGGLMTLSDKRFFNPEEIVAPFGYVPSWFLTERFKILEPWGNYFGKYINLFMNAEDEEFIDDFFRMERWIHDGVNVAPGAYVRYNQELYQNNALAEGKLYIKGKRVDPKKITMPAAAVVGLRDHLAPPENTLKFLDVIGSKDKAVFKADVGHVGLVVSRRGMALWDEVAKWLAERSGSLKKTKEI from the coding sequence ATGTTCAGTGAGGTGCTTAGGAATTACAGAAGGGCTTTAAAGCTTACCGAGTGGTTTATAAAGAATTCTAATTTTCTGCCAATTACCGAGGACAAGCCTTATCTAATCCCAGATGTTGAAGTTGGAGCAACACCAAGAGTTGAGATCTCCTCAGACGACGGAGTAAAGCTTTATCGATATGAGCCAAGAACAGAAAAGCAATACGAAGTGCCATTGCTGATCGTTTACGCTTTGATCAACAAGCCATACATTCTTGATCTGACGCCGCAGAGAAGTGTGGTGCGAAAACTGCTCGAAGCGGGCTTTAACGTTTATATGATCAAGTGGGGCGATGCTACGATTGCGGATCAGTTCTCTTTGGACAGCTACATCGACATTTTCCTTGCTGACTTTGTAGAAGACGTCAAGAGAGATGCAAATTCAAACAAAGTTTCGATCCTCGGCTACTGCATGGGTGGCGGAATGAGTGCAATGTATACCGCACTTTATCCCGAGAACGTGAAGAACATAATCTTCCTTGCCTCAACCCTTTACTTCGACAAGAAAATTGGCGGACTCATGACTCTCTCAGATAAAAGATTCTTCAATCCCGAAGAAATTGTTGCGCCCTTTGGTTATGTGCCCTCATGGTTTTTGACTGAGAGATTCAAGATCCTCGAACCTTGGGGCAACTATTTTGGCAAATACATCAACCTGTTCATGAATGCTGAGGATGAGGAATTCATAGATGACTTCTTCAGAATGGAACGCTGGATCCACGATGGTGTTAATGTTGCTCCCGGGGCTTATGTGAGATACAACCAGGAGCTTTACCAGAACAACGCGCTTGCGGAAGGAAAGCTCTACATTAAGGGAAAGAGAGTTGATCCAAAGAAGATCACAATGCCGGCCGCAGCTGTTGTTGGCTTAAGAGATCACTTGGCACCACCAGAAAACACGCTGAAATTCTTGGATGTAATCGGAAGCAAAGACAAGGCAGTTTTCAAGGCTGACGTTGGCCATGTTGGACTTGTGGTTTCACGTCGAGGAATGGCTTTGTGGGATGAAGTCGCGAAGTGGCTTGCAGAAAGAAGCGGAAGCTTAAAGAAGACAAAAGAGATCTGA
- a CDS encoding YkgJ family cysteine cluster protein: MHVPWRLVASWHCEACGDCCKEYRVRLRAYEYLKLRNTGFIEERAGRFYIKKIGNLCPFQRGNLCSLGNLKPVACKLYPFSVLKKGEETALFEFENEEFFVYVDDFCKNVRLKRDLRPSMELLPKIEEAIEIILGKRLELNLLTAKLASETQVLQQPRRHRLTV; the protein is encoded by the coding sequence ATGCACGTGCCATGGAGGCTTGTAGCTTCCTGGCACTGCGAAGCTTGTGGGGATTGTTGCAAGGAGTATCGGGTGAGGCTGAGAGCATACGAATATTTGAAGCTCAGAAATACTGGCTTCATCGAGGAAAGAGCGGGGAGGTTTTACATAAAAAAGATTGGAAATCTTTGCCCGTTCCAGCGAGGAAATCTTTGCTCCTTAGGTAATCTTAAGCCAGTAGCTTGCAAGCTATATCCTTTCTCGGTTCTAAAAAAAGGTGAAGAAACCGCTTTATTCGAATTCGAAAATGAGGAATTCTTCGTTTACGTTGATGACTTCTGCAAAAATGTCCGTCTGAAGAGGGATTTGAGACCATCCATGGAGCTTCTGCCAAAAATAGAAGAAGCTATCGAGATAATTCTCGGTAAAAGATTAGAATTAAACCTTTTGACAGCTAAATTAGCCTCAGAAACTCAAGTGCTTCAACAACCCCGTCGCCATCGTTTGACGGTGTGA
- a CDS encoding phosphoglycolate phosphatase: MFKPKAIAVDIDGTITDRRRALNLRAVEALRRLKIPVILATGNVPCFAKAVAKVIGVSDIVICENGGVVRFSYDGEDIILGNKEKCLKALEELKKHFSVELLDFEYRKSEVCMRRNFDIQKAREILRDFDVRLLDSGFAYHIADAKVSKGRALEFIAKHLKIDTKDFAVIGDSENDIEMFEVAGFRIAVGNADLRLKELADLITPSNDGDGVVEALEFLRLI, encoded by the coding sequence ATGTTCAAACCAAAGGCTATAGCGGTAGACATAGATGGCACGATCACGGATCGAAGACGGGCACTAAATTTAAGAGCAGTTGAAGCCCTGAGGAGGCTGAAGATCCCGGTGATCCTTGCGACTGGCAACGTTCCATGCTTCGCCAAGGCGGTTGCAAAGGTGATTGGCGTCTCTGATATCGTTATCTGCGAAAACGGCGGAGTTGTGCGATTCAGCTACGATGGCGAGGACATAATCCTTGGAAACAAAGAAAAATGCCTGAAGGCTCTTGAGGAACTCAAAAAGCACTTCAGTGTTGAACTATTAGACTTCGAATATCGCAAATCAGAGGTTTGCATGAGAAGAAATTTCGACATTCAAAAGGCGAGAGAGATCCTAAGAGATTTCGATGTCAGACTTCTCGACTCTGGCTTTGCCTATCACATTGCGGATGCTAAAGTTAGCAAGGGCAGAGCACTGGAGTTCATAGCCAAACATTTGAAGATTGACACGAAGGATTTTGCGGTCATTGGCGATTCTGAAAATGACATAGAGATGTTTGAAGTAGCTGGCTTCAGGATTGCGGTAGGGAATGCTGATCTAAGGCTAAAGGAACTTGCAGATCTTATCACACCGTCAAACGATGGCGACGGGGTTGTTGAAGCACTTGAGTTTCTGAGGCTAATTTAG